From one Populus alba chromosome 17, ASM523922v2, whole genome shotgun sequence genomic stretch:
- the LOC118060382 gene encoding alpha/beta hydrolase domain-containing protein VTE7: MNTALKLGSLPVMGINMTKNYGSLKASKVKVFAVDGAGDAEFPSFLPKEVEKIKDPFARSLSKRMKRLPVQIGMSESCIMSSCVKPLRQSNKTSPVVLLHCFDSSCLEWRCTYPLLEEAGLEAWAVDVLGWGFSDLETRPPCDVASKRHHLYQLWKSYIKRPMILVGPSLGASVAIDFTVHYPEAVEKLVLINPSVYAEGTGNLAKLPELVAYAGVSFLKSLPLRFYANMVAFNGIPFFTILDWTCVGRLHCLLPWWKDATVSFMLSGGYNVISQIKQVKHKTLIICGQHDQIVSFQHVVKLHSELSNAIIREVSDSGHLPHVDNPKCVAKLIADFAQGDADVNAKSQFCLAQLTALPRQ; this comes from the exons ATGAACACGGCTCTTAAGCTGGGATCTCTACCAGTAATGGGAATCAATATGACCAAGAACTATGGAAGTTTGAAGGCTAGTAAAGTTAAAGTTTTCGCTGTTGATGGAGCTGGTGATGCTGAGTTTCCTTCATTTCTTCCAAAAGAGGTGGAGAAAATCAAAGACCCATTTGCTAGATCTTTGTCTAAAAGAATGAAGAGGTTACCAGTGCAG ATTGGAATGTCAGAAAGTTGTATCATGAGCAGTTGTGTTAAACCACTGAGACAAAGTAACAAAACCAGTCCAGTGGTTCTTCTTCACTGCTTTGACAG TTCTTGTTTAGAATGGAGATGCACGTATCCCTTACTTGAGGAGGCTGGTTTGGAAGCTTGGGCTGTTGATGTTCTTGGGTGGGGCTTTTCTGATTTAG AAACTCGGCCACCATGTGACGTAGCATCCAAGCGTCATCACCTTTATCAG CTTTGGAAGTCTTACATCAAAAGGCCAATGATATTAGTTGGACCAAGTCTTGGCGCATCTGTTGCAATTGATTTTACAGTGCATTATCCAGAAGCT GTTGAAAAGCTGGTTTTGATCAACCCAAGTGTGTATGCTGAAGGCACAGGAAATCTTGCGAAGTTACCAGAATTGGTAGCCTATGCTGGG GTTTCTTTCTTAAAGAGTCTCCCATTACGCTTTTATGCAAATATGGTGGCCTTCAATGGCATTCCATTCTTTACAATCTTGGACTGGACTTGT GTTGGCCGGTTACATTGTTTGCTACCATGGTGGAAAGATGCAACTGTCAGTTTTATGTTGAGTGGGGGCTACAATGTTATTTCCCAGATAAAACAG GTGAAGCACAAAACCCTTATCATATGTGGCCAGCACGATCAGATTGTGAGCTTCCAGCATGTAGTG AAATTGCACTCTGAACTATCCAATGCAATTATTCGAGAAGTATCTGATTCTGGCCATCTTCCTCACGTGGATAATCCCAAATGTGTTGCCAAATTGATTGCTGATTTTGCTCAAGGTGACGCTGATGTTAATGCCAAGAGCCAATTCTGTTTGGCTCAGTTAACGGCTTTACCTAGACAGTAA
- the LOC118060381 gene encoding protein RIK isoform X2 — protein sequence MVEESSGRIPTDDSTANSDTSSSQSRQRRKRKWDQPAESLVSAGVPVSDAVQLSNVGSLVGISLPGAASVSGVLLTNPQISIVPPMFLVPSMPQNTAAVVPKQNQPKVQDELIIAREIVINDAESSVRYKLTKRQTQEEIQKFTGAVVITRGKYRPPNAPPDGEKPLYLHISAAAHLKDTAERILAVDRAAAMVDEMLKQGQSSQPASCIIQMPAVNGVKALSTCVFLGFDTDPTLNIAARIRGPNDQYISHIMNETGVTVVLRGRGSGNCESQSTGESQLPLHLFLSASNPKGLEDAKRLSENLLDTISLECGASRASSCKVYNAVPPPQTLTGAHAAGIEHKLNTSAVTGLMLPTMSSTPPIPASLVSVSGVATVCSQGTVSQSGAMLSCGQPQPSVAGYSQPFVTGGTSYSGYGGIYPQATPLQQVAQVLRQPPSPIPSTVSPTTSIANAAPNSGMNSIAEKEKRPTQKRKFQEIPVGSKGPAKLHQGSELSKSGKSLQADLGVRNISTMPAPKKLVHPSSSNGMPPPPPRAMPPPPPPPKFTSSTPAARLQDNNNFWNKTMSDAVPDTLVKLMEYGEEDDDPEDTSEESPNGKSSVVAVRKPFWAL from the exons ATGGTAGAGGAAAGCAGTGGTAGGATTCCTACAGATGATTCGACGGCAAACTCGGATACATCATCATCACAATCCAGGCAAAG GAGAAAGAGAAAGTGGGATCAGCCTGCGGAGTCACTGGTTTCAGCTGGAGTTCCAGTATCTGATGCTGTACAATTAAGCAATGTGGGGTCTCTTGTTGGGATCTCGTTACCAGGGGCTGCTTCAGTTTCTGGTGTGCTTTTAACAAATCCACAAATTTCTATTGTTCCGCCTATGTTTCTGGTGCCTTCGATGCCACAAAATACTGCTGCTGTGgtcccaaaacaaaatcaa CCTAAGGTTCAGGATGAGTTAATTATAGCACGAGAAATTGTTATAAATGATGCAGAGTCCTCTGTTCGCTACAAGCTTACAAAGCGGCAGACACAGGAAGAA ATTCAGAAATTCACTGGTGCTGTGGTGATAACTAG GGGCAAGTATCGTCCACCAAATGCACCGCCAGATGGTGAAAAGCCATTATATCTTCACATATCCGCGGCTGCTCAC TTAAAAGATACTGCAGAACGGATTTTGGCAGTTGATCGGGCAGCAGCCATGGTTGATGAAATGCTGAAACAGGGTCAGAGCTCACAGCCTGCTTCTTGCATTATACAAATGCCTGCAGTTAATGGAGTAAAG GCGCTAAGTACGTGTGTGTTTTTGGGCTTTGACACAGACCCAACATTGAATATTGCTGCTCGAATTCGTGGACCAAAT GACCAGTACATAAGTCATATTATGAATGAAACAGGGGTTACAGTCGTACTAAGAGGGCGTGGTTCTGGAAACTGTGAAAGCCAAAGTACCGGAG AATCGCAGCTAccacttcatttatttttgtctgCTAGTAATCCAAAAGGTCTTGAAGATGCAAAACGTTTATCTGAAAACCTTCTGGATACAATCAGTTTAGAGTGTGGTGCTTCCAG GGCTTCGTCATGTAAAGTTTATAATGCTGTCCCACCACCGCAGACATTAACTGGAGCTCATGCTGCTGGGATTGAGCACAAACTAAATACAAGTGCAGTCACTGGATTGATGCTACCAACAATGAGCTCTACTCCACCTATTCCTGCTTCTTTGGTTTCAGTTTCTGGGGTTGCTACTGTCTGTTCCCAAGGGACTGTATCACAGTCTGGGGCAATGTTGAGCTGTGGGCAACCCCAGCCAAGTGTGGCTGGTTATTCCCAGCCTTTTGTAACGGGAGGAACGAGCTATAGTGGATATGGTGGTATATATCCTCAAGCCACACCTTTGCAACAAGTTGCCCAAGTCCTTAGGCAGCCACCTTCCCCCATCCCTTCTACAGTTTCTCCTACAACGTCTATAGCAAATGCAGCACCAAATTCAGGAATGAACTCTATTGCTGAAAAGGAGAAACGACCTACACAGAAGCGGAAGTTTCAGGAAATACCAGTTGGTTCGAAGGGTCCTGCAAAACTTCATCAG GGATCAGAATTGTCCAAGTCTGGTAAATCGCTGCAGGCAGATTTGGGTGTTAGAAATATCTCAACTATGCCAGCTCCAAAAAAGTTGGTCCACCCATCATCATCCAATGGAATGCCACCCCCTCCTCCACGAGCCATGCCTCCACCCCCACCTCCACCAAAGTTCACTTCATCAACTCCAGCTGCAAGACTGCAAGACAATAACAATTTTTGGAATAAAACCATGTCTGATGCTGTTCCTG
- the LOC118060381 gene encoding protein RIK isoform X1 has protein sequence MVEESSGRIPTDDSTANSDTSSSQSRQRRKRKWDQPAESLVSAGVPVSDAVQLSNVGSLVGISLPGAASVSGVLLTNPQISIVPPMFLVPSMPQNTAAVVPKQNQPKVQDELIIAREIVINDAESSVRYKLTKRQTQEEIQKFTGAVVITRGKYRPPNAPPDGEKPLYLHISAAAHLKDTAERILAVDRAAAMVDEMLKQGQSSQPASCIIQMPAVNGVKALSTCVFLGFDTDPTLNIAARIRGPNDQYISHIMNETGVTVVLRGRGSGNCESQSTGESQLPLHLFLSASNPKGLEDAKRLSENLLDTISLECGASRASSCKVYNAVPPPQTLTGAHAAGIEHKLNTSAVTGLMLPTMSSTPPIPASLVSVSGVATVCSQGTVSQSGAMLSCGQPQPSVAGYSQPFVTGGTSYSGYGGIYPQATPLQQVAQVLRQPPSPIPSTVSPTTSIANAAPNSGMNSIAEKEKRPTQKRKFQEIPVGSKGPAKLHQGSELSKSGKSLQADLGVRNISTMPAPKKLVHPSSSNGMPPPPPRAMPPPPPPPKFTSSTPAARLQDNNNFWNKTMSDAVPVVSDTLVKLMEYGEEDDDPEDTSEESPNGKSSVVAVRKPFWAL, from the exons ATGGTAGAGGAAAGCAGTGGTAGGATTCCTACAGATGATTCGACGGCAAACTCGGATACATCATCATCACAATCCAGGCAAAG GAGAAAGAGAAAGTGGGATCAGCCTGCGGAGTCACTGGTTTCAGCTGGAGTTCCAGTATCTGATGCTGTACAATTAAGCAATGTGGGGTCTCTTGTTGGGATCTCGTTACCAGGGGCTGCTTCAGTTTCTGGTGTGCTTTTAACAAATCCACAAATTTCTATTGTTCCGCCTATGTTTCTGGTGCCTTCGATGCCACAAAATACTGCTGCTGTGgtcccaaaacaaaatcaa CCTAAGGTTCAGGATGAGTTAATTATAGCACGAGAAATTGTTATAAATGATGCAGAGTCCTCTGTTCGCTACAAGCTTACAAAGCGGCAGACACAGGAAGAA ATTCAGAAATTCACTGGTGCTGTGGTGATAACTAG GGGCAAGTATCGTCCACCAAATGCACCGCCAGATGGTGAAAAGCCATTATATCTTCACATATCCGCGGCTGCTCAC TTAAAAGATACTGCAGAACGGATTTTGGCAGTTGATCGGGCAGCAGCCATGGTTGATGAAATGCTGAAACAGGGTCAGAGCTCACAGCCTGCTTCTTGCATTATACAAATGCCTGCAGTTAATGGAGTAAAG GCGCTAAGTACGTGTGTGTTTTTGGGCTTTGACACAGACCCAACATTGAATATTGCTGCTCGAATTCGTGGACCAAAT GACCAGTACATAAGTCATATTATGAATGAAACAGGGGTTACAGTCGTACTAAGAGGGCGTGGTTCTGGAAACTGTGAAAGCCAAAGTACCGGAG AATCGCAGCTAccacttcatttatttttgtctgCTAGTAATCCAAAAGGTCTTGAAGATGCAAAACGTTTATCTGAAAACCTTCTGGATACAATCAGTTTAGAGTGTGGTGCTTCCAG GGCTTCGTCATGTAAAGTTTATAATGCTGTCCCACCACCGCAGACATTAACTGGAGCTCATGCTGCTGGGATTGAGCACAAACTAAATACAAGTGCAGTCACTGGATTGATGCTACCAACAATGAGCTCTACTCCACCTATTCCTGCTTCTTTGGTTTCAGTTTCTGGGGTTGCTACTGTCTGTTCCCAAGGGACTGTATCACAGTCTGGGGCAATGTTGAGCTGTGGGCAACCCCAGCCAAGTGTGGCTGGTTATTCCCAGCCTTTTGTAACGGGAGGAACGAGCTATAGTGGATATGGTGGTATATATCCTCAAGCCACACCTTTGCAACAAGTTGCCCAAGTCCTTAGGCAGCCACCTTCCCCCATCCCTTCTACAGTTTCTCCTACAACGTCTATAGCAAATGCAGCACCAAATTCAGGAATGAACTCTATTGCTGAAAAGGAGAAACGACCTACACAGAAGCGGAAGTTTCAGGAAATACCAGTTGGTTCGAAGGGTCCTGCAAAACTTCATCAG GGATCAGAATTGTCCAAGTCTGGTAAATCGCTGCAGGCAGATTTGGGTGTTAGAAATATCTCAACTATGCCAGCTCCAAAAAAGTTGGTCCACCCATCATCATCCAATGGAATGCCACCCCCTCCTCCACGAGCCATGCCTCCACCCCCACCTCCACCAAAGTTCACTTCATCAACTCCAGCTGCAAGACTGCAAGACAATAACAATTTTTGGAATAAAACCATGTCTGATGCTGTTCCTG